Proteins encoded in a region of the Pseudomonas putida genome:
- the rpsP gene encoding 30S ribosomal protein S16 produces MVTIRLARGGSKKRPFYHLTVTNSRNARDGRFVERVGFFNPIAAGAEVKLSVNQERVTYWLSQGAQPSERVAQLLKEAAKAAA; encoded by the coding sequence ATGGTAACCATCCGTCTGGCCCGTGGCGGCTCGAAAAAGCGCCCATTCTACCACCTGACCGTGACCAACTCGCGTAACGCCCGTGATGGCCGTTTCGTTGAGCGCGTAGGTTTCTTCAACCCGATCGCTGCTGGCGCCGAAGTTAAACTGTCGGTCAACCAAGAGCGCGTCACCTACTGGCTGAGCCAGGGTGCACAGCCGTCTGAGCGTGTTGCTCAGCTGCTGAAGGAAGCTGCCAAGGCCGCTGCCTGA
- the rimM gene encoding ribosome maturation factor RimM (Essential for efficient processing of 16S rRNA) has translation MNATPEKADDLIVVGKIFSVHGVRGEVKVYSFTDPIENLLDYPRWTLRHEGKVKQVELVSGRGSQKGLVVKLKGLEDRDEARLLSGYEICIARSLLPNLAADEYYWYQLVGLKVINQDEHLFGKVDHLLETGANDVMVVKPCAGSLDDRERLLPYTAQCVLAIDLEAGVMRVEWDADF, from the coding sequence ATGAACGCGACGCCAGAAAAGGCTGACGACCTGATCGTCGTTGGCAAGATTTTTTCGGTTCACGGCGTTCGCGGCGAGGTGAAGGTGTATTCCTTTACCGATCCGATTGAAAACCTGTTGGATTATCCGCGCTGGACGCTTCGGCACGAAGGCAAGGTAAAGCAGGTCGAGCTGGTCAGCGGTCGTGGCTCCCAAAAGGGCCTGGTCGTGAAGCTCAAAGGCCTCGAAGATCGCGATGAAGCCCGTCTTCTGAGCGGTTACGAAATCTGCATTGCGCGGAGCCTTTTGCCCAACCTGGCTGCCGACGAGTACTACTGGTACCAGTTGGTCGGTCTGAAGGTCATCAACCAGGACGAACACCTGTTCGGCAAGGTCGATCACCTGTTGGAGACCGGTGCGAACGATGTAATGGTGGTCAAACCCTGCGCAGGCAGCCTGGATGATCGCGAGCGTCTGTTGCCCTATACGGCGCAATGCGTGCTGGCAATCGACCTGGAAGCAGGCGTGATGCGGGTTGAGTGGGACGCGGACTTCTAA
- the trmD gene encoding tRNA (guanosine(37)-N1)-methyltransferase TrmD gives MGNLRVDVITLFPEMFSAITEYGITSRAVKQGLLQVTCWNPRDYTTDRHHTVDDRPFGGGPGMVMKIKPLEDALVSARQATGAAAKVIYLSPQGRKLTQQAVKGLAEQESLILIAGRYEGIDERFIEAHVDEEWSIGDYVLSGGELPAMVLIDAVTRLLPGALGHVDSAEEDSFTDGLLDCPHYTRPEVYADQRVPDVLLSGNHAHIRRWRMKQSLGRTFERRADLLESRSLSGEEKKLLEEYLRERDDS, from the coding sequence ATGGGTAACCTTCGCGTAGACGTCATCACGTTGTTCCCCGAGATGTTCTCGGCCATCACGGAGTACGGCATTACCAGCCGCGCGGTGAAACAGGGGTTGCTTCAGGTAACTTGCTGGAACCCGCGGGACTACACCACAGATCGTCACCACACGGTAGATGATCGGCCGTTTGGCGGTGGTCCGGGCATGGTGATGAAAATCAAGCCTCTGGAAGATGCCCTGGTTAGCGCCAGGCAAGCGACCGGAGCTGCGGCAAAGGTGATCTACCTTTCGCCACAAGGCCGCAAGCTGACTCAGCAGGCGGTCAAAGGCCTGGCCGAACAGGAATCGTTGATCCTGATCGCCGGTCGTTATGAAGGCATCGACGAGCGCTTTATCGAGGCTCATGTCGATGAGGAGTGGTCGATTGGCGACTATGTGCTTTCCGGTGGCGAGCTGCCGGCCATGGTACTGATCGATGCGGTTACGCGGCTGCTGCCCGGAGCTTTAGGGCATGTGGACTCGGCGGAAGAAGATTCCTTCACCGACGGTCTGCTCGATTGCCCGCACTACACCCGACCTGAGGTGTATGCGGATCAGCGTGTTCCCGACGTGTTGCTAAGTGGCAACCATGCACATATCCGGCGTTGGAGGATGAAGCAGTCCCTTGGTAGGACCTTCGAACGACGCGCCGATCTTCTGGAAAGTCGCTCGCTTTCTGGAGAAGAGAAGAAGCTGCTCGAGGAATATCTCCGCGAGCGGGACGATAGTTAA
- the rplS gene encoding 50S ribosomal protein L19: MTNKIIQQLEAEQMSKEIPTFAPGDTVVVQVKVKEGERSRLQAFEGVVIAKRNRGLNSAFTVRKISSGVGVERTFQTYSPQIDSLAVKRRGDVRKAKLYYLRDLSGKAARIKEKLS, encoded by the coding sequence ATGACCAACAAGATCATCCAGCAGCTCGAAGCCGAGCAGATGAGCAAGGAAATCCCGACCTTCGCACCAGGCGACACCGTTGTCGTTCAGGTTAAAGTGAAGGAAGGTGAGCGTTCCCGTCTGCAGGCGTTCGAAGGCGTCGTTATCGCCAAGCGTAACCGCGGTCTGAACAGCGCCTTCACCGTGCGCAAGATCTCCAGCGGCGTTGGCGTAGAGCGTACCTTCCAGACCTACAGCCCGCAAATCGACAGCCTGGCCGTGAAACGTCGTGGTGACGTGCGTAAAGCCAAGCTGTACTACCTGCGCGACCTGTCCGGCAAAGCCGCTCGCATCAAGGAAAAACTGTCCTGA
- a CDS encoding acyl-CoA thioesterase produces the protein MTTRDQEIQRRTELSVTRVTKAVFPNTTNHHNTLFGGTALAWMDEVSFIAATRFCRLPLVTVSTDRIDFKHPIPAGSIVELVGTVIKVGNTSLQVQVDVFVENMYLDGRERAIHGVFSFVAIDEDKRPVPVLPSA, from the coding sequence ATGACTACCCGAGACCAGGAAATCCAGCGCCGCACCGAGCTGTCGGTGACCCGCGTGACCAAGGCGGTGTTCCCCAACACCACCAACCACCACAACACCCTGTTCGGCGGCACCGCACTGGCCTGGATGGACGAAGTGTCGTTCATCGCCGCCACGCGCTTCTGCCGCCTGCCGCTGGTGACCGTTTCTACCGACCGCATCGACTTCAAGCACCCGATCCCGGCGGGCTCGATCGTCGAGCTGGTGGGGACGGTGATCAAGGTCGGCAATACCAGCTTGCAGGTGCAGGTGGATGTGTTTGTCGAGAACATGTACCTGGACGGCCGTGAGCGGGCGATCCATGGGGTGTTCAGCTTCGTCGCCATCGACGAGGACAAGCGCCCGGTGCCCGTGCTGCCAAGCGCCTGA
- the xerD gene encoding site-specific tyrosine recombinase XerD, with product MPALDHPLIDQFLDALWLEKGLSDNTRVSYRSDLALFNGWLQEQAVSLPDAGRELILDHLAWRLDQGYKPRSTARFLSGLRGFFRYLLRERLVAIDPTLQVDMPQLGKPLPKSLSEADVEALLQAPDLGEAIGQRDRAMLEVLYACGLRVTELVSLTLDQVNLRQGVLRVMGKGSKERLVPMGEEAVVWLERYQRDGRAELLNGRPSDVLFPSLRGEQMTRQTFWHRIKHHARVAGIDKPLSPHTLRHAFATHLLNHGADLRVVQMLLGHSDLSTTQIYTHVAKARLQQLHAQHHPRG from the coding sequence ATGCCCGCCCTCGATCACCCCCTGATAGACCAGTTTCTCGACGCCCTGTGGCTTGAAAAAGGCCTGTCCGACAACACCCGAGTGTCCTACCGCAGTGACCTGGCCTTGTTCAATGGCTGGCTGCAGGAGCAGGCAGTGTCGCTGCCGGATGCCGGCCGCGAGCTTATCCTCGATCACCTGGCCTGGCGCCTCGACCAAGGCTACAAGCCGCGCTCCACGGCGCGCTTCCTGTCCGGCCTGCGTGGTTTTTTCCGCTACCTGCTGCGGGAAAGGCTGGTGGCCATCGACCCGACCTTGCAGGTCGACATGCCACAACTGGGCAAACCACTGCCCAAGTCACTCTCCGAAGCCGATGTCGAAGCCCTGCTGCAGGCACCGGACCTGGGCGAAGCCATCGGCCAGCGCGACCGTGCCATGCTCGAAGTGCTCTATGCCTGCGGCCTGCGCGTCACCGAGCTGGTCAGCCTGACCCTCGACCAGGTCAACCTGCGCCAGGGTGTGCTGCGGGTAATGGGCAAGGGCAGCAAGGAGCGCCTGGTGCCCATGGGTGAAGAGGCGGTGGTGTGGCTGGAACGCTACCAGCGCGATGGCCGCGCCGAACTGCTCAACGGCCGCCCCAGCGACGTGCTGTTCCCCAGCCTGAGAGGCGAGCAGATGACTCGCCAGACCTTCTGGCACCGCATCAAGCATCATGCCCGGGTTGCTGGCATCGACAAGCCGCTGTCGCCGCACACCTTGCGGCATGCCTTCGCCACCCACCTGCTCAACCACGGTGCCGACTTGCGTGTGGTGCAGATGCTGCTGGGCCACAGCGACCTGTCGACCACGCAGATCTATACCCACGTCGCCAAGGCCCGCCTGCAGCAGTTGCACGCCCAGCACCACCCGCGTGGATGA
- a CDS encoding thioredoxin fold domain-containing protein, with the protein MRVTQFFAAAALALASTFAVAAATDSNAGAEQAIRKSLQNLELEVPVESVASSPLNGLYEVKLQGGRVLYASADGQFVMQGYLFQIQDGKPVNLTEKTERQGIAKLINGIPAAEMVVYPAKGETKSHITVFTDTTCPYCHKLHAEVPELNRRGIEVRYVAFPRQGLGSPGDQQLQAVWCSSDRRGAMDKMVEGEEIKAAKCTNPVSKQFQLGQSIGVNGTPAIVLESGQVIPGYQPAPQVAKLALAK; encoded by the coding sequence ATGCGCGTGACCCAGTTTTTCGCCGCCGCCGCTTTGGCGCTGGCCAGTACCTTTGCCGTCGCTGCGGCAACCGATAGCAACGCCGGTGCCGAGCAGGCCATCCGTAAATCGTTGCAGAACCTAGAGCTGGAAGTGCCCGTGGAAAGCGTGGCCAGCAGCCCCCTCAACGGCCTGTATGAAGTCAAGCTGCAGGGCGGTCGCGTGCTCTACGCCAGCGCCGACGGCCAGTTCGTGATGCAGGGTTACCTGTTCCAGATCCAGGACGGCAAGCCGGTCAACCTCACCGAGAAGACCGAACGTCAAGGCATCGCCAAGCTCATCAACGGCATTCCAGCCGCCGAGATGGTGGTTTATCCTGCCAAGGGCGAGACCAAGTCGCATATCACCGTGTTCACCGACACCACCTGCCCGTACTGCCACAAGCTGCATGCCGAAGTGCCCGAGCTGAACCGTCGCGGTATCGAAGTGCGCTATGTCGCGTTCCCGCGTCAGGGCCTCGGCTCGCCGGGTGACCAGCAGTTGCAGGCGGTGTGGTGCTCCAGCGACCGCCGTGGGGCGATGGACAAAATGGTCGAAGGTGAAGAAATCAAGGCCGCCAAGTGCACCAATCCTGTCAGCAAGCAGTTCCAGCTGGGCCAGTCGATCGGTGTCAATGGCACGCCGGCCATCGTCCTTGAAAGCGGCCAGGTCATTCCGGGCTACCAGCCGGCACCGCAAGTTGCCAAGCTGGCACTTGCCAAGTAA
- a CDS encoding homoserine dehydrogenase: MKPVKVGICGLGTVGGGTFNVLQRNAEEIARRAGRGIEVAQIAMRSQNPNCQITGTPITADVFEVASNPEIDIVIELIGGYTIARDLVLKAIENGKHVVTANKALIAVHGNEIFAKAREKGVIVAFEAAVAGGIPVIKAIREGLSANRINWLAGIINGTGNFILTEMREKGRAFPDVLAEAQALGYAEADPTFDVEGIDAAHKLTILASIAFGIPLQFDKAYTEGITQLTTADVNYAEALGYRIKHLGVARRTAEGIELRVHPTLIPADRLIANVNGVMNAVMVNGDAAGSTLYYGAGAGMEPTASSVVGDLVDVVRAMTSDPENRVPHLAFQPDSLSAHPILPIEACESAYYLRIQAKDHPGVLAQVASILSERGINIESIMQKEAEEQDGLVPMILLTHGVVEQRINDAIIALEALQDVVGKVVRIRVEQLN, from the coding sequence GTGAAACCGGTCAAAGTAGGCATCTGTGGGTTGGGGACCGTCGGTGGCGGAACCTTCAATGTACTTCAGCGCAACGCCGAGGAGATTGCCCGCCGTGCCGGGCGCGGTATTGAAGTGGCACAGATCGCCATGCGCTCGCAGAACCCGAACTGCCAGATTACCGGTACCCCCATTACCGCTGACGTGTTCGAAGTTGCGAGCAACCCGGAGATCGACATTGTCATCGAGCTGATCGGTGGCTATACCATCGCCCGCGACCTGGTGCTCAAGGCCATCGAAAACGGCAAGCACGTGGTCACCGCCAACAAGGCGCTGATTGCCGTGCACGGCAACGAAATTTTCGCTAAAGCCCGCGAGAAGGGCGTCATTGTCGCCTTCGAAGCGGCTGTGGCCGGTGGCATCCCGGTCATCAAGGCTATCCGCGAAGGCCTGTCGGCCAACCGCATCAACTGGCTGGCCGGCATCATCAACGGCACCGGCAACTTCATCCTCACCGAAATGCGTGAGAAGGGCCGCGCCTTCCCGGACGTGCTCGCCGAAGCGCAGGCGCTGGGTTACGCCGAAGCCGACCCGACGTTCGACGTCGAAGGCATCGACGCCGCGCACAAGCTGACCATCCTGGCGTCCATCGCGTTCGGCATTCCGCTGCAATTCGACAAGGCCTACACCGAAGGCATCACCCAGCTGACCACGGCGGACGTGAACTACGCCGAGGCCCTGGGCTACCGCATCAAGCACCTGGGTGTTGCCCGTCGCACCGCCGAAGGTATCGAGCTGCGCGTGCACCCGACGCTGATCCCAGCCGACCGCCTGATCGCCAACGTCAACGGCGTGATGAACGCCGTCATGGTCAACGGTGACGCGGCCGGGTCTACCCTGTACTACGGCGCGGGCGCTGGTATGGAGCCCACCGCTTCGTCGGTGGTCGGCGACCTGGTCGACGTGGTCCGTGCCATGACCTCCGACCCGGAAAACCGCGTGCCGCACCTGGCCTTCCAGCCAGACTCGTTGTCGGCCCACCCGATCCTGCCGATTGAAGCCTGCGAAAGCGCCTACTACCTGCGCATTCAGGCCAAGGATCACCCGGGCGTACTGGCCCAGGTGGCCAGCATTCTCTCGGAGCGTGGCATCAACATCGAGTCGATCATGCAGAAGGAAGCCGAGGAGCAGGACGGCCTGGTGCCGATGATCCTGCTGACCCATGGTGTGGTCGAGCAGCGTATCAACGATGCCATCATCGCCCTGGAAGCCCTGCAGGACGTGGTCGGCAAGGTTGTGCGCATTCGCGTCGAACAGCTCAACTAA
- the thrC gene encoding threonine synthase codes for MRYISTRGQAPALNFEDVLLAGLASDGGLYVPENLPRFTQEEIASWAGLPYHELAFRVMRPFVEGSIADADFKKILEETYGEFAHAAVAPLRQLNSNEWVLELFHGPTLAFKDFALQLLGRLLDHVLAKRNERVVIVGATSGDTGSAAIEGCRRCDNVDIFILHPHQRVSEVQRRQMTTIFGDNIHNIAIEGNFDDCQEMVKASFADQSFLKGTRLVAVNSINWARIMAQIVYYFHAALQLGGPARSVAFSVPTGNFGDIFAGYLARNMGLPVSQLIVATNRNDILHRFMSGNQYVKDTLHATLSPSMDIMVSSNFERLLFDLHGRNGGAIAELMANFKQGGGFSVEQDRWTEARKLFDSLAVSDEQTCETIAEVFAATGEVLDPHTAIGVKAARECRRSLDTPMVVLGTAHPVKFPEAVEKAGVGKALELPAHLSDLFSREERCTVLANDLKAVQGFVSQHGNRGKPL; via the coding sequence ATGCGCTATATCAGTACCCGCGGCCAGGCACCGGCCCTGAATTTCGAAGACGTGCTGCTGGCTGGCCTGGCCAGTGACGGCGGCTTGTACGTGCCGGAAAACCTGCCACGCTTCACCCAGGAAGAAATCGCCTCGTGGGCCGGTCTGCCGTACCACGAGCTGGCTTTCCGAGTGATGCGCCCGTTCGTCGAAGGCAGCATCGCCGACGCCGACTTCAAGAAGATCCTCGAAGAAACCTACGGCGAGTTCGCCCACGCGGCGGTCGCACCGCTGCGCCAGCTGAACAGCAACGAATGGGTGCTGGAGCTGTTCCACGGCCCGACCCTGGCGTTCAAGGACTTTGCCCTGCAGTTGCTCGGCCGTCTGCTCGACCACGTGCTGGCCAAGCGCAACGAGCGCGTGGTGATCGTCGGCGCCACCAGTGGTGACACCGGTTCTGCCGCCATCGAAGGCTGCCGCCGTTGCGACAACGTCGACATCTTCATCCTGCACCCGCACCAGCGCGTGTCGGAAGTGCAGCGTCGGCAGATGACCACCATCTTCGGCGACAACATCCACAACATCGCCATCGAAGGCAACTTCGACGACTGCCAGGAAATGGTCAAGGCCAGCTTCGCCGACCAGTCGTTCCTCAAGGGCACCCGCCTGGTAGCCGTCAACTCGATCAACTGGGCGCGGATCATGGCCCAGATCGTCTACTACTTCCACGCAGCGCTGCAGTTGGGCGGCCCGGCGCGCTCGGTGGCGTTCTCGGTACCGACTGGCAACTTCGGCGACATTTTCGCCGGCTACCTGGCGCGCAACATGGGCCTGCCGGTCAGCCAGCTGATCGTCGCCACCAACCGCAACGACATCCTGCACCGCTTCATGAGCGGCAACCAGTACGTCAAGGACACCCTGCACGCGACCTTGTCGCCGTCGATGGACATCATGGTCTCGTCCAACTTCGAGCGCCTGCTGTTCGACCTGCACGGCCGCAACGGGGGGGCGATTGCCGAGCTGATGGCCAACTTCAAGCAAGGTGGCGGCTTCAGCGTCGAGCAAGACCGCTGGACCGAAGCGCGCAAGCTGTTCGACTCGCTGGCTGTGAGCGACGAGCAAACCTGCGAGACCATTGCCGAAGTATTCGCCGCCACCGGTGAAGTGCTCGACCCGCATACCGCGATCGGCGTCAAGGCTGCCCGCGAGTGCCGCCGTAGCCTGGATACGCCGATGGTGGTGCTGGGCACCGCGCACCCGGTCAAGTTCCCGGAAGCGGTGGAGAAGGCCGGTGTGGGCAAGGCGCTGGAACTGCCGGCGCACCTCAGCGACCTGTTCAGCCGTGAAGAGCGTTGCACGGTGCTGGCCAATGACCTGAAAGCTGTACAGGGCTTTGTCAGCCAGCACGGCAACCGCGGCAAGCCGCTGTAA
- a CDS encoding response regulator: MHQTYVLIHQARPSHQILLHQALNSQGVFNVRISASTGDLDACLSAEHRPDLLILDHAMPTRAGLALLAQQHNARALLFVGQPAPNRQNLAQEARKRGLWVLAELPWPLSMPGLQHALQTLQVRPGRCSKAVMSAPHAH, encoded by the coding sequence ATGCACCAGACCTACGTGTTGATCCACCAGGCACGCCCATCCCACCAGATCCTGCTGCACCAGGCGCTCAATAGCCAGGGTGTCTTCAACGTGCGCATCAGCGCGAGCACCGGTGACCTGGATGCCTGCCTCAGCGCTGAGCATCGCCCCGATTTGCTGATCCTCGACCACGCCATGCCAACGCGGGCCGGTCTTGCCTTGCTCGCCCAGCAACACAATGCGCGCGCATTGCTGTTCGTCGGCCAGCCCGCGCCCAATCGTCAAAACCTTGCCCAAGAGGCCAGAAAACGCGGCCTGTGGGTGCTCGCCGAGCTGCCCTGGCCGCTGTCGATGCCGGGCCTGCAGCACGCCCTGCAAACACTGCAGGTGCGCCCAGGGCGGTGTAGTAAAGCTGTCATGTCGGCCCCGCATGCTCACTGA
- a CDS encoding DUF3509 domain-containing protein, producing the protein MERICSLLNDALAPYQAHLGSADASGNRQLTVHDHLAGITLRRMVSERQLQEQRLLIDLVDGLHRDLQIAEGRLQPCVIAALQQRQQPQGTFA; encoded by the coding sequence ATGGAAAGAATCTGCAGCCTGCTCAACGACGCCCTAGCCCCCTATCAGGCACACCTCGGCAGCGCCGATGCCAGTGGCAATCGCCAATTGACCGTTCATGACCACCTTGCCGGTATTACCTTGCGGCGCATGGTCAGCGAGCGACAGTTGCAGGAGCAACGCCTGCTGATCGATTTGGTGGATGGCTTGCACCGTGACTTGCAAATAGCAGAAGGGCGTTTGCAGCCGTGTGTGATTGCCGCATTGCAGCAGCGTCAGCAACCCCAGGGAACCTTTGCCTGA
- a CDS encoding TIGR02285 family protein has product MRAARCLRHLVLLCGLLPALLLQPVSAKEHIFWLVRDLPPFTIFEGPEKGQGVIDQLLPLLIGQMPEYDHTILRVNRARGLQMLQDRNSFTCDPTLLWTPERAEYVRFSMPSLGVVSGGLVLRKENQALMAPYLDGQQVDLHGLLSNNALKLGIVAERSYGTQIDAILRQLPDTALSRHYGNDATANLLQMQQLGRLRLVLGYWPEVRYLIQQQGGSLADYQFHPVQGVERYQFLHVGCSDNPLGREAIAHIDQLLPRLRQDVLPALYARWLDPALQEDYLEESKRFFEAQ; this is encoded by the coding sequence ATGCGCGCGGCCCGCTGCCTACGTCACCTGGTCCTGCTGTGCGGGCTATTGCCCGCACTGCTGCTACAGCCTGTCAGTGCCAAGGAACACATCTTCTGGCTGGTGCGCGACCTGCCGCCGTTCACCATTTTCGAAGGCCCGGAAAAAGGCCAGGGGGTGATCGACCAGTTGTTGCCACTGCTGATCGGGCAGATGCCCGAGTACGACCACACCATTTTGCGGGTCAACCGCGCCCGCGGCCTTCAGATGCTGCAAGACCGCAACAGCTTCACCTGCGACCCGACCCTGCTATGGACCCCGGAACGGGCCGAATACGTGCGTTTTTCCATGCCGTCGCTGGGTGTGGTCAGCGGCGGGCTGGTGCTGCGCAAGGAAAACCAGGCGCTGATGGCGCCCTACCTCGACGGCCAGCAGGTAGACCTGCATGGTTTGCTGAGCAACAACGCGCTGAAGCTGGGGATTGTTGCAGAACGCAGTTACGGCACGCAGATCGACGCCATTCTGCGTCAGTTGCCCGACACCGCGCTCAGCCGCCATTATGGCAACGACGCCACTGCCAACCTGCTGCAGATGCAACAACTGGGGCGTTTGCGCCTGGTGCTCGGCTACTGGCCTGAGGTGCGCTATCTCATCCAGCAACAAGGTGGTTCACTGGCTGATTACCAGTTTCATCCTGTGCAGGGGGTAGAACGCTATCAGTTTCTGCATGTGGGTTGCTCGGACAACCCTCTGGGGCGCGAAGCGATTGCGCATATCGATCAGCTGTTACCCAGGCTGCGCCAGGATGTATTGCCGGCGCTGTATGCGCGCTGGCTGGACCCTGCGTTGCAGGAAGACTACCTGGAAGAGAGCAAGCGTTTCTTCGAAGCGCAGTAG
- a CDS encoding CaiB/BaiF CoA transferase family protein, with translation MSTPSKPLAGLKVVELGTLIAGPFASRICAEFGAEVVKVESPDGGDPLRKWRKLYEGTSLWWFVQARNKQSLTLNLKHPEGREILKRLLAEADILIENFRPGVLEKLGLGWDVLHALNPRLVMVRLSGFGQTGPMKDQPGFGAVGESMGGLRYITGFDDRPPVRTGISIGDSIAALWGVIGALMALRHREVNGGQGQVVDVALYEAIFAMMESMVPEFDVFGFIRERTGNIMPGITPSSIHTSADGKHVQIGANGDAIFKRFMQAIGRDDLADDPTLASNDGRDLRRDELYGVIDRWANSLPLEQLMQVLTTAEVPASRIYSAEDMFNDPQYLAREMFLQAKLPDGKPFRMPGIVPKLSETPGSSEWVGPALGEHTEALLASLGYDAAAIASLRVAGTV, from the coding sequence ATGTCGACGCCCAGCAAACCCCTCGCCGGCCTTAAAGTTGTCGAACTCGGCACCTTGATCGCCGGGCCGTTCGCCTCGCGTATCTGTGCCGAATTCGGCGCCGAGGTGGTCAAGGTCGAATCGCCCGATGGCGGCGACCCGTTGCGCAAGTGGCGCAAGCTGTACGAGGGCACGTCGCTATGGTGGTTCGTGCAGGCCCGCAACAAACAGTCGCTCACCCTCAACCTCAAGCACCCCGAGGGGCGCGAGATTCTCAAGCGCCTGCTGGCCGAGGCCGACATCCTGATCGAAAACTTTCGCCCAGGCGTGCTGGAAAAGCTTGGCCTGGGCTGGGATGTACTGCATGCGCTGAACCCGCGCCTGGTAATGGTGCGCCTGTCAGGCTTTGGCCAAACCGGGCCGATGAAAGACCAGCCGGGCTTCGGCGCGGTGGGCGAGTCGATGGGCGGCCTGCGCTACATCACCGGTTTCGACGACCGCCCGCCGGTGCGCACGGGCATTTCCATCGGTGATTCGATTGCCGCCCTGTGGGGGGTGATCGGCGCACTAATGGCGTTGCGCCACCGGGAAGTCAATGGCGGCCAGGGCCAGGTGGTGGACGTGGCGCTGTACGAAGCGATCTTTGCCATGATGGAAAGCATGGTCCCGGAATTCGATGTGTTCGGTTTTATCCGCGAACGCACCGGCAACATCATGCCAGGCATTACGCCCTCCTCCATCCACACCAGCGCCGACGGCAAGCATGTGCAGATCGGCGCCAACGGCGATGCGATCTTCAAGCGCTTCATGCAAGCGATCGGCCGCGACGACCTGGCCGACGACCCGACCCTGGCCAGCAACGACGGCCGCGACCTGCGTCGTGACGAGTTGTACGGGGTGATCGATCGCTGGGCCAACAGCCTGCCGCTGGAGCAATTGATGCAGGTGCTTACCACCGCCGAAGTACCGGCCAGCCGTATCTATTCAGCCGAAGACATGTTCAACGACCCGCAGTACCTGGCACGCGAGATGTTCCTGCAGGCCAAGCTGCCGGATGGCAAGCCATTTCGCATGCCCGGCATTGTGCCCAAGTTGTCGGAGACCCCCGGTTCCAGCGAATGGGTCGGCCCGGCCCTTGGCGAGCACACCGAGGCACTGCTCGCCAGCCTGGGCTATGACGCGGCGGCCATCGCCAGCCTGCGCGTAGCAGGCACGGTCTGA
- a CDS encoding YaeQ family protein, with translation MAQPSTTYKFELNLTDLDRNVYESVKQTIARHPSETEERMAVRLLAYALWYNENLSFGRGLSDVDEPALWEKSLDDRVLHWIEVGQPDADRLTWCSRRTERTSLLAYGSLRVWEGKVVSAVKNLKNLSIAAVPQEVLETLATDMPRSIKWDVMISEGTVFVTDDRGQHEVQLQWLLGERG, from the coding sequence ATGGCCCAGCCGTCCACCACCTACAAGTTCGAATTGAATCTCACCGACCTTGACCGCAACGTCTACGAAAGCGTCAAGCAGACCATCGCTCGCCACCCTTCGGAAACCGAAGAGCGTATGGCGGTTCGTCTGTTGGCGTATGCGCTCTGGTACAACGAGAACTTGTCGTTTGGCCGTGGCCTGTCGGATGTCGATGAGCCGGCGCTTTGGGAAAAGAGCCTGGACGATCGCGTGTTGCATTGGATCGAAGTGGGCCAGCCAGACGCCGACCGCCTGACCTGGTGCTCGCGCCGTACCGAACGCACCAGCCTGCTGGCCTACGGCAGCCTGCGGGTGTGGGAGGGCAAAGTGGTGAGCGCGGTCAAGAACCTGAAGAACCTGAGCATTGCCGCTGTACCGCAAGAGGTGCTGGAAACCTTGGCGACCGACATGCCGCGCAGCATCAAGTGGGACGTGATGATCAGCGAAGGCACGGTATTCGTCACCGACGACCGTGGCCAGCATGAGGTACAACTGCAGTGGCTGCTTGGTGAGCGTGGCTGA